A genomic region of Hippoglossus hippoglossus isolate fHipHip1 chromosome 8, fHipHip1.pri, whole genome shotgun sequence contains the following coding sequences:
- the LOC117766512 gene encoding uncharacterized protein LOC117766512, which produces MANRMFHESGDDGRSVMGMLTVQVERDPKTGATVVRSVAPTSAGAERVHTVFDDGRKSIHTVGGSGGQPSTEELGQILSVIDGVGMEALLDEVTVVPIMTEVKTGNVEASGIPKEKLPSLSTHHAASKDNNVQLDRSYDFEDAPSVEDSGKRDDIMAVGDVGIEDVDDQRLKDGPVTLLFLGYTDATSGQGDDQEGEEGMLTAERVIITEDGEEYVLEPETAASTPSESNEAAEPEAEKEFQDVHLEGAGAKVQREDGDKGLREPSSPSKAERGDTSKPKTCKCCSVM; this is translated from the exons ATGGCGAACAGGATGTTTCATGAAAGTGGCGACGATGGCCGATCAG TCATGGGAATGTTGACGGTGCAGGTGGAGCGGGACCCGAAGACGGGGGCCACCGTCGTCAGATCTGTGGCTCCCACATCAGCCGGGGCCGAGAGGGTCCACACTGTGTTCGACGACGGCAGGAAGAGCATCCACACTGTGGGCGGGTCAGGAGGTCAACCCTCGACCGAAGAGCTCGGGCAGATCCTGAGCGTCATCGACGGGGTCGGGATGGAAGCGCTGCTGGACGAAGTCACAGTCGTTCCGATCATGACGGAGGTGAAGACTGGGAATGTCGAAGCCTCCGGGATCCCGAAGGAAAAGCTCCCGTCTCTGTCCACCCATCACGCCGCGTCTAAAGACAACAACGTGCAGTTAGACAGAAGCTACGACTTCGAGGACGCGCCGAGCGTAGAGGACAGCGGTAAAAGAGATGACATCATGGCAGTTGGAGACGTGGGAATAGAGGACGTGGACGATCAGAGGTTGAAGGACGGCCCCGTGACTCTTTTGTTCCTGGGATACACGGACGCCACATCTGGCCAAGGTGACGACCAAGAGGGCGAAGAAGGGATGCTCACTGCGGAGCGAGTCATCATCACCGAGGACGGAGAGGAATACGTCCTAGAACCTGAAACTGCTGCTTCAACTCCGTCAGAGTCAAACGAGGCAGCAGAGCCGGAGGCGGAGAAGGAGTTTCAGGACGTTCACCTGGAAGGAGCTGGAGCTAAAGTCCAGAGAGAGGACGGGGACAAAGGGCTGCGTGAACCATCGTCCCCCAgcaaagcagagagaggagacacatcCAAGCCCAAGACCTGCAAGTGCTGCTCCGTCATGTAA